The sequence ATCATGGATAGCGGTCACCGCATTTTCAGATGCCCTGACAATCTTTTTAGCCTCGGCTTCCCCATAAAGCTTCGCTAATGTCATATATTTCGCCGACAACGTGAGAAGGCAGCCTCCATTGCTTCCGGATGCGCCGTATCCGCAACATTTCTGTTCAATCACAGCGACCTGCATTTCAGGTGCGGACTCCTTCACCATAAGAGCGGTCCACAAACCGGTATAACCGCCTCCGACAATGCACACATCAACTGCAATATCGGAAGACAGCCGGTCAACATTTCATTTGCTTCAAAAGAGCCGCACACAATTGACTTTGCCCTCAAATCAATGCTGAGGCTGCAACAGTGAATCCCTGAGGCTGTCCACATCATTTTCTGTCGATTTACCCCAGAGAATGTCAGCACTTTTTATTAATTTCTTTGCAATTTGGCTTGTATATGTACCATCGTTAAGCAATGAAGACGCCATGGACTCGGTAATTTTTCCCTCTCTTAACAGAACACTCAGCCTTTTTGCAGCAATAATATCCAGGCCTTTATTTTGCTTTTTTGCTGTTTTCAGATCGGTTACTCTTTCCAGATCTCCCGGATGTGCTCTCAGACCGGCAATAATACGAAGCAGTTGCGCTATACCCTTGCGTAGAAAATTGTATTCGTTTTTTATATTTTCATTGCCTCTTACCATATACCCTGCAATATTTTTCTGTAACTCTCTGATATCCTTAATGGCCTCTATCATGTCCCTGCTGGCAAGTTGTATTTTGTAGACCTTGTGGCGCTGCTCCTTATTCATGTTTTTTTCAGCCAATATGGAATACTTTAAAATATCGCTATAGAGGAACTTGATTCTTTTCTCATAAATATCATCAATGTCTATATCAGTCTCTTTGACTGTTTTCAGGGCTTCATCAATATCACAATCAGAAAACACCTCATGACGATGCAGTCGCAGGGCTTGAATAATGACCTCCGATGTTCCATCAAACATATGCTCTGCCTCCTTATATAGGGCGGCAATAGCGGGTCCCGGCGTTTTAATCACTTCCTCATCAAGATAGCGTGGTCTCCAGCGTCTGTCATCTTGCACAATAAATAATTTTTCTAGAAAATTAACCAGTTGGTGTACAAATGGCGCTAATACAAGGACACCGAGACTGTTAAAAATGGTATGAAATAATGACAATTTCATAGCAATATCCTGATCGTTTATACCGACATATCGACTGATCAGATCAGTGCTTTGCATTAAATATTTCATAAAAACCACAGCAATGAATGCAGTAATCATGTTAAATATGAGATGAGCCACGGCCAAACGCTTGCCGTTTTCATTTGAGGTCACAGCACCCAAGGTCGCAGTCAC comes from uncultured Desulfobacter sp. and encodes:
- a CDS encoding FAD-dependent oxidoreductase, with protein sequence MCIVGGGYTGLWTALMVKESAPEMQVAVIEQKCCGYGASGSNGGCLLTLSAKYMTLAKLYGEAEAKKIVRASENAVTAIHDFVRTHRIDCELRLDGALYIATNKAQEGVFNC
- a CDS encoding Na/Pi cotransporter family protein produces the protein MLKRFLILPIIFFIGYGIFQSGDFATIASGIAIFIVGMFFMEEGFKWFTGGILSKILSKTTNTLPKAIFSGFLATAIIQSSSLISVIAISFLSAELIALGPAIGIIFGANIGTTATAWIVAVFGMKIKISAFALPMIIFGVLFTFFNSRTYKGIGNILLGLGFIFLGISFMKEGFETLKSGIELSQYSIEGFPGILTYIFVGAVATIIIQSSSATMALIVTAVATGQIDYVSSISLAIGANLGTTVTATLGAVTSNENGKRLAVAHLIFNMITAFIAVVFMKYLMQSTDLISRYVGINDQDIAMKLSLFHTIFNSLGVLVLAPFVHQLVNFLEKLFIVQDDRRWRPRYLDEEVIKTPGPAIAALYKEAEHMFDGTSEVIIQALRLHRHEVFSDCDIDEALKTVKETDIDIDDIYEKRIKFLYSDILKYSILAEKNMNKEQRHKVYKIQLASRDMIEAIKDIRELQKNIAGYMVRGNENIKNEYNFLRKGIAQLLRIIAGLRAHPGDLERVTDLKTAKKQNKGLDIIAAKRLSVLLREGKITESMASSLLNDGTYTSQIAKKLIKSADILWGKSTENDVDSLRDSLLQPQH